The following are encoded in a window of Amycolatopsis solani genomic DNA:
- a CDS encoding MFS transporter codes for MPQPVRPRVVLAVCCMSLFIVGLDNTIVNLALPSIRHELGASVSSLQWTIDAYTLVLASLLMLSGSTADRIGRRRTFQTGLALFSLGSLLCGLAPNVGTLIAFRALQAIGGSMLNPVALSIVTNVFTDPRERARAIGVWAGVVGLSMAVGPVVGGALVGWAGWRSIFWINVPVGIAAIVLTALFVPESRSPHPRRLDPVGQLLVIVLLASLTYAIIEGRGAGWTSPEIVGCFVLAALALAVLLPYERRRTDPLLELRFFRSVPFSGATLTAVTGFAALSGFLFLNTLYLQDTRGFSALHAGLLTLPMAAVTAVCAPLSGRVVAARGPRLPLLVAGAGIAVSGVVLAGIGPATPIPVLLLGYVCFGAGFGMLNAPITNAAVSGMPRERAGLAAAVASTSRQVGASLGVAVIGAVVAAASPAADRTAWVIIAVCGAIVFALGLITTGRWALATAARVNGSDHAVPVG; via the coding sequence GTGCCCCAGCCCGTCCGGCCTCGGGTCGTCCTGGCCGTCTGCTGCATGAGCCTGTTCATCGTCGGGCTCGACAACACGATCGTGAACCTCGCCCTGCCCTCGATCCGCCACGAGCTGGGCGCGTCCGTCTCGAGTCTGCAGTGGACGATCGACGCCTACACGCTCGTCCTGGCGAGCCTGCTCATGCTCTCCGGCTCGACCGCCGACCGGATCGGGCGGCGCCGGACGTTCCAGACCGGGCTCGCGCTGTTCAGCCTCGGCTCGCTGCTGTGCGGCCTCGCCCCCAACGTCGGGACGCTGATCGCCTTCCGCGCGCTGCAGGCCATCGGCGGGTCGATGCTGAACCCGGTCGCGCTGTCCATCGTCACCAACGTCTTCACCGACCCCCGCGAGCGCGCCCGCGCGATCGGCGTGTGGGCCGGGGTGGTCGGGCTGAGCATGGCGGTCGGGCCGGTCGTCGGCGGCGCGCTCGTCGGCTGGGCGGGCTGGCGCTCGATCTTCTGGATCAACGTCCCGGTCGGCATCGCCGCGATCGTCCTGACGGCCCTGTTCGTCCCCGAATCCCGTTCGCCGCACCCGCGCCGCCTCGACCCCGTCGGGCAGCTGCTGGTGATCGTCCTGTTGGCCTCGCTCACCTACGCGATCATCGAAGGGCGTGGCGCCGGCTGGACGTCGCCGGAGATCGTCGGCTGCTTCGTCCTGGCCGCCCTCGCGCTGGCCGTCCTGCTGCCCTATGAGCGGCGGCGCACGGATCCGTTGCTGGAACTGAGGTTCTTCCGCAGCGTGCCGTTCTCCGGCGCGACGCTCACCGCCGTCACCGGCTTCGCGGCGCTGTCCGGCTTCCTGTTCCTCAACACCCTGTACCTCCAGGACACCCGCGGGTTTTCCGCGCTGCACGCGGGATTGCTGACGCTGCCGATGGCGGCGGTGACGGCGGTGTGCGCGCCGCTGTCCGGCCGGGTGGTCGCCGCCCGCGGGCCGCGGCTGCCGCTGCTGGTCGCCGGCGCCGGGATCGCCGTGTCCGGCGTCGTGCTCGCCGGCATCGGCCCGGCGACGCCGATTCCGGTGCTGCTCCTGGGTTACGTGTGCTTCGGTGCCGGGTTCGGGATGCTCAACGCGCCGATCACCAACGCCGCAGTGTCCGGAATGCCTCGTGAACGCGCGGGTCTCGCGGCGGCGGTGGCGTCGACGAGCCGCCAGGTCGGGGCCTCCCTGGGCGTGGCGGTGATCGGCGCGGTCGTCGCGGCCGCTTCGCCCGCGGCGGACCGCACGGCGTGGGTGATCATCGCCGTCTGCGGGGCCATCGTGTTCGCGCTGGGCCTGATCACCACCGGACGCTGGGCGCTGGCCACGGCGGCGCGCGTCAATGGTTCGGACCACGCCGTGCCGGTCGGCTGA
- a CDS encoding SRPBCC family protein — MGSRQVSRTAIVATTPEKIFGLLADPAQHPLIDGSGTVRAAQPGGPDRLSLGATFGMDMKLGPSYKILNTVVEFEEDRLIAWRHFNGHRWRWRLEPLDGGRTEVTETFDWSTAKFPLAITLSPFPRKNAEGIEKSLARLTELFPA; from the coding sequence ATGGGAAGCCGCCAGGTCTCACGCACCGCGATCGTCGCCACGACCCCGGAGAAGATCTTCGGGTTGCTGGCCGATCCGGCCCAGCACCCGCTCATCGACGGATCCGGCACGGTCCGGGCCGCCCAGCCGGGCGGTCCGGACCGGCTGTCACTCGGCGCCACGTTCGGCATGGACATGAAGCTGGGCCCGTCCTACAAGATCCTCAACACCGTGGTCGAGTTCGAAGAGGACCGCCTGATCGCCTGGCGCCACTTCAACGGCCACCGCTGGCGCTGGCGCCTGGAACCCCTCGACGGCGGCCGCACCGAAGTCACCGAGACGTTCGACTGGTCGACGGCGAAGTTCCCGCTGGCCATCACGCTCAGCCCGTTCCCCCGCAAGAACGCCGAGGGCATCGAGAAGAGCCTCGCCCGGCTCACGGAGCTCTTCCCGGCCTGA
- a CDS encoding GntR family transcriptional regulator, with protein sequence MPAPSRHYRLSADGPVLDGIPEHGRVPRYYAVKVELLAVIAELGEGAVLPTERELCERFEVSRATVRQAVSELVLEGKLSRRQGSGTYVAGPKLVQPLALVSYTEGLRRQGIRPGRTVITLERRLAGSALAADLHVTSDAEVFHLERVLLADEERVGLESTYLLVERFPDLLDVFDPSQSLYACLSERLGVVFDGAEERVETVLATPREALLIGTNPALPMLLTHRVSWGSDGVPFERVRSLYRGDRLSFTTRLGRTD encoded by the coding sequence GTGCCCGCCCCTTCACGCCATTACCGCCTGTCCGCCGACGGTCCCGTGCTCGACGGGATTCCCGAACACGGCCGCGTCCCGCGTTACTACGCGGTCAAGGTCGAACTGCTGGCGGTGATCGCGGAACTCGGCGAAGGCGCGGTACTGCCCACGGAACGGGAATTGTGCGAACGGTTCGAAGTGTCGAGGGCGACCGTACGGCAGGCGGTGAGCGAACTGGTGCTGGAGGGCAAGCTCAGCCGCCGCCAGGGGAGCGGCACGTACGTCGCCGGCCCGAAACTCGTCCAGCCGCTGGCCCTGGTCAGCTACACCGAGGGCCTGCGCCGCCAGGGCATCCGCCCGGGCCGCACCGTGATCACGCTGGAACGGCGGCTCGCGGGCAGCGCGCTGGCCGCCGACCTCCACGTCACGTCGGACGCCGAGGTCTTCCACCTCGAGCGGGTGCTGCTGGCCGACGAGGAGCGCGTCGGCCTGGAGTCGACATATCTCCTCGTCGAGCGGTTCCCGGACCTGCTGGACGTGTTCGACCCGTCCCAGTCGCTGTACGCGTGCTTGAGCGAGCGGCTCGGCGTGGTGTTCGACGGGGCCGAGGAGCGGGTCGAGACGGTGCTGGCGACCCCGCGCGAAGCCCTGCTGATCGGGACCAACCCGGCCCTGCCGATGCTGCTGACGCACCGCGTTTCGTGGGGCTCGGACGGGGTCCCGTTCGAGCGGGTGCGGTCGCTGTACCGGGGTGACCGGCTGAGCTTCACGACCCGCCTGGGCCGCACGGACTGA
- a CDS encoding APC family permease — MRPTQLARRLGLADAVFLGLGSMIGAGVFAAFAPAARAAGSGLLLALVVAAVVAYCNAMSSARLAAIHPESGGTYVYGRERLGEFWGYLAGWGFISGKTASCAAMTLTVVAYAAPGLGQPWRSLLAVAVVAALTAVNLFGVHRSALATRVIVSGTLLVLTAAGVAMAAGPSAGGPLFAWPGGGGVLEAAGLLFFAFAGYARLATLGEEVRDPARTIPRAIPLALGITLVVYAALAVLLLVRLGPAALAASPDPIAAAVPGWLAPVVRIGAAVAALGSLLALILGVSRTTLAMSRDGHLPRFLAAVHPRHQVPQRAELAVGLVVAVLAASIDLRAAIGFSSFAVLLYYAIANAAAITLGGVARVVAVVGLAGCVVLAFSLPPASVLAGCGVLVLGATAYGVRRIRR, encoded by the coding sequence ATGCGTCCGACCCAGCTGGCCCGCCGCCTCGGCCTGGCCGACGCCGTTTTCCTGGGCCTCGGCTCGATGATCGGCGCCGGCGTGTTCGCCGCGTTCGCCCCGGCGGCGCGGGCCGCGGGGAGCGGGCTGCTGCTCGCGCTCGTCGTCGCGGCCGTCGTCGCCTACTGCAATGCGATGTCTTCGGCGCGGCTCGCCGCGATTCACCCCGAATCCGGCGGGACCTACGTTTACGGGCGGGAAAGGCTCGGTGAATTCTGGGGGTACCTCGCCGGCTGGGGATTCATCAGCGGGAAAACGGCCAGTTGCGCCGCGATGACGTTGACCGTCGTCGCGTACGCCGCGCCGGGGCTCGGACAGCCGTGGCGGAGCCTGCTCGCCGTCGCGGTGGTCGCCGCGCTCACCGCCGTCAACTTGTTCGGCGTGCACCGCTCGGCGCTGGCGACCCGGGTGATCGTGTCCGGCACGCTGCTCGTGCTCACCGCCGCGGGCGTGGCGATGGCCGCCGGGCCGTCCGCGGGCGGGCCGCTCTTCGCGTGGCCCGGGGGCGGCGGGGTGCTCGAAGCGGCCGGGCTGCTCTTCTTCGCGTTCGCCGGGTACGCGCGGCTCGCGACGCTCGGCGAGGAAGTCCGCGACCCGGCCCGGACCATCCCCCGCGCCATCCCGCTCGCCCTCGGCATCACCCTCGTCGTCTACGCCGCGCTGGCGGTGCTGCTGCTCGTCCGGCTCGGCCCGGCCGCGCTCGCCGCGAGCCCGGACCCGATCGCCGCGGCCGTTCCCGGGTGGCTCGCCCCGGTCGTGCGGATCGGCGCCGCCGTGGCCGCGCTCGGCTCGCTGCTCGCGCTCATCCTCGGCGTCTCGCGCACGACGCTCGCGATGAGCCGCGACGGGCACCTCCCCCGGTTCCTCGCCGCCGTGCACCCCCGCCACCAGGTGCCGCAGCGGGCCGAACTCGCCGTCGGGCTGGTCGTCGCCGTGCTCGCCGCGTCGATCGACCTGCGGGCCGCGATCGGCTTTTCGTCCTTCGCGGTCTTGCTGTACTACGCGATCGCCAACGCCGCCGCGATCACGCTGGGCGGAGTGGCCCGTGTGGTCGCCGTCGTCGGCCTGGCCGGCTGCGTGGTGCTGGCGTTCAGCCTGCCGCCGGCGTCCGTGCTGGCCGGCTGCGGTGTGCTGGTACTGGGCGCAACGGCCTACGGCGTTCGCCGGATCCGGCGGTGA
- a CDS encoding S1 family peptidase, whose product MARKRWFTLLRNVTTAVAAVAAAASFATPAIAAQPPSTDVVGGTRAAQGEFPFMVRLSMGCGGALYTNQIVLTAAHCVSRTGANTSITATVGVVDLQSTSAKKIKSTYVYQSPTYGTSTGGDWALIKLASPVTGLSTLPIATTSTYNTGTFTVAGWGAATEGGAQQRYLLKATVPFVSDSTCQAQGGSYPDLIPSAEICAGNLSAGGVDTCQGDSGGPMFRRDSSNAWIQVGIVSWGDGCARPHAPGVYTEVSTFASKIAAAAASL is encoded by the coding sequence TTGGCTCGCAAGCGCTGGTTCACCCTGCTCAGAAACGTCACCACCGCGGTGGCCGCCGTGGCCGCGGCCGCGTCGTTCGCGACCCCGGCGATCGCGGCCCAGCCGCCGTCCACCGACGTCGTCGGCGGCACCCGGGCCGCCCAGGGCGAGTTCCCGTTCATGGTCCGGCTTTCCATGGGCTGCGGCGGGGCGCTCTACACCAACCAGATCGTGCTGACCGCCGCCCACTGCGTCAGCCGGACCGGGGCCAACACCTCGATCACGGCGACCGTCGGCGTCGTCGACCTGCAGAGCACCAGCGCCAAGAAGATCAAGTCCACCTACGTCTACCAGTCGCCGACGTACGGCACTTCGACCGGCGGCGACTGGGCGCTGATCAAGCTCGCGAGCCCGGTCACCGGCCTCTCGACGCTGCCGATCGCGACGACGTCGACGTACAACACCGGCACGTTCACCGTGGCCGGCTGGGGCGCGGCGACCGAGGGTGGCGCGCAGCAGCGGTACCTGCTCAAGGCGACCGTCCCGTTCGTCTCCGACAGCACCTGCCAGGCCCAGGGCGGCAGCTACCCCGACCTGATCCCGAGCGCGGAGATCTGCGCGGGCAACCTGAGCGCCGGCGGGGTCGACACCTGCCAGGGCGACTCGGGCGGCCCGATGTTCCGCCGGGACAGCAGCAACGCCTGGATCCAGGTCGGCATCGTCTCCTGGGGTGACGGCTGCGCCCGGCCGCACGCCCCCGGCGTCTACACCGAGGTGAGCACGTTCGCGTCGAAGATCGCCGCGGCCGCCGCTTCGCTCTAG
- a CDS encoding NAD(P)H-dependent flavin oxidoreductase codes for MRTPLCDRLGIDLPIIGFTPSEHVAAALSRAGGLGVLGCVRFNDAAELDRVLTWMDENTGGKPYGVDIVMPAKVPAEGTQVDLAKMIPDGHRQFVDRVLKELSVPPLPDDTDERAGVLGWLHSVARSHVEVALNHPIKLIANALGSPPADVIGQCHDRGVPVAALAGKAEHAVRHVENGVDFVVAQGYEAGGHTGEIASMVLVPEIVDAVDVPVLAAGGIGSGRQMAAALALGASGVWMGSMWLATQEYLQTMGESAAMQQALVAASSADTVRTRIYTGKPARLLKTRWTEAWAAADAPEPLPMPLQNLLVSHAHNRIHAAGDPSVVSMPVGQIVGRMNAVRPVADVVADLVSGYEEALSRLDKTR; via the coding sequence GTGCGGACACCCCTGTGCGACCGGCTCGGCATCGACCTGCCGATCATCGGGTTCACCCCGTCGGAGCACGTCGCCGCGGCGCTCAGCCGCGCCGGCGGGCTCGGCGTGCTCGGCTGCGTCCGGTTCAACGACGCCGCCGAGCTCGACCGGGTGCTGACCTGGATGGACGAGAACACCGGCGGGAAGCCCTACGGCGTCGACATCGTGATGCCGGCGAAGGTGCCCGCCGAAGGCACCCAGGTCGACCTGGCCAAGATGATCCCGGACGGCCACCGCCAGTTCGTCGACCGCGTTCTGAAGGAGCTCTCGGTGCCGCCGCTGCCGGACGACACCGACGAGCGCGCGGGCGTGCTCGGCTGGCTGCACTCGGTCGCCCGCTCGCACGTCGAGGTCGCGCTCAACCACCCGATCAAGCTGATCGCGAACGCGCTCGGCTCGCCGCCGGCCGACGTGATCGGCCAGTGCCACGACCGCGGGGTGCCGGTGGCGGCGCTGGCCGGCAAGGCCGAGCACGCGGTCCGGCACGTCGAGAACGGCGTCGACTTCGTGGTGGCCCAGGGCTACGAAGCCGGCGGGCACACCGGGGAAATCGCGTCCATGGTGCTGGTACCGGAAATCGTCGACGCCGTCGACGTGCCGGTGCTCGCGGCCGGCGGGATCGGGTCCGGCCGCCAGATGGCCGCGGCGCTCGCGCTCGGCGCGTCCGGTGTCTGGATGGGCTCGATGTGGCTGGCCACGCAGGAGTACCTGCAGACGATGGGCGAGTCGGCGGCGATGCAGCAGGCGCTGGTCGCGGCGTCCTCGGCGGACACCGTGCGGACGCGGATCTACACCGGCAAACCCGCGCGGCTGCTCAAGACCCGCTGGACCGAGGCGTGGGCCGCGGCGGACGCGCCCGAGCCGTTGCCGATGCCGCTGCAGAACCTGCTGGTTTCCCACGCCCACAACCGGATCCACGCGGCGGGCGACCCGAGCGTGGTGTCGATGCCGGTCGGGCAGATCGTCGGCCGGATGAACGCGGTCCGCCCGGTCGCCGACGTCGTCGCGGACCTGGTTTCGGGCTACGAAGAAGCACTGTCCCGGTTGGACAAGACCCGCTGA
- a CDS encoding acyl-CoA synthetase — MALNIADLLEHAVDAVPERVAVVCGDRRVTFAELEARANRLAHHLAAHGVGRGSHIGVYSRNSIEALEAMIAAYKLRAIAVNVNYRYVHGELVYLFTDAELVALVHERSYSGKVAAVLPETPKLKHVVVIDDGTDGDYGSYGGVDYEAALAAQSPERDFEERSNDDLYILYTGGTTGYPKGVLWRQEDVWRALGGGINFVTGEYIPDEWTLAEQGKAGSLTRLPAAPLIHGAAQWAAFGALFTGSPVVFVPRFDAHEIWKAVQDNKVQVLTIVGDAMARPLIEAYREGDYDASSLVAVSSHAALFSQSVKQEFVELVPNAVITDAIGSSESGFTGIGMVGKDSDHSAGPRVSFGKDAILVDDDGKLVEPAPGAVGLIARRGHVPLGYYGDPEKSKKIFVEVGGVRYVVPGDYARYEEDGTVTLLGRGSQCVNTGGEKVYPEEVEGALKSHPDVFDALVIGVPDDRLGQRVAAVVQLREGAAPDLTSLEEHVRGEIAGYKVPRTIWLAAEIGRSPSGKPDYPWAQRYAAEHEPATAQPV, encoded by the coding sequence GTGGCACTCAACATCGCGGATCTTCTGGAGCACGCCGTCGACGCCGTGCCGGAGCGCGTCGCGGTCGTGTGCGGCGACCGGCGAGTCACCTTCGCCGAACTGGAGGCGCGGGCCAACCGGCTCGCCCACCACCTCGCCGCGCACGGCGTGGGACGCGGGTCCCACATCGGGGTCTATTCCCGCAACTCGATCGAGGCCTTGGAGGCGATGATCGCGGCGTACAAGCTGCGCGCGATCGCCGTCAACGTCAACTACCGCTACGTGCACGGCGAGCTCGTCTACCTCTTCACCGACGCCGAGCTCGTCGCGCTCGTGCACGAGAGAAGCTACTCCGGCAAAGTTGCCGCCGTCCTGCCCGAGACGCCCAAACTGAAACACGTTGTCGTCATCGACGACGGCACGGACGGCGATTACGGGAGCTACGGCGGCGTCGATTACGAGGCCGCGCTCGCGGCACAAAGCCCGGAGCGCGACTTCGAGGAGCGGAGCAACGACGACCTCTACATCCTCTACACCGGCGGCACCACGGGCTACCCGAAGGGCGTGCTCTGGCGGCAGGAGGACGTCTGGCGCGCGCTCGGCGGCGGCATCAACTTCGTCACCGGCGAGTACATCCCCGACGAGTGGACGCTCGCCGAGCAGGGCAAGGCCGGGAGCCTGACCCGGCTGCCCGCCGCGCCGCTGATCCACGGCGCCGCGCAATGGGCCGCGTTCGGGGCGCTGTTCACCGGCAGCCCGGTCGTGTTCGTGCCGCGCTTCGACGCCCACGAGATCTGGAAAGCCGTGCAGGACAACAAGGTCCAGGTCCTCACGATCGTCGGTGACGCGATGGCCCGGCCGCTGATCGAGGCCTACCGCGAGGGCGATTACGACGCTTCTTCGCTCGTCGCCGTGTCGAGCCACGCCGCGCTGTTCTCGCAGTCGGTGAAGCAGGAGTTCGTCGAACTGGTCCCGAACGCCGTGATCACCGACGCCATCGGCTCGTCGGAAAGCGGCTTCACCGGGATCGGCATGGTCGGCAAGGACTCCGACCACAGCGCCGGCCCGCGCGTCAGCTTCGGCAAGGACGCGATCCTGGTCGACGACGACGGCAAGCTCGTCGAGCCGGCACCCGGCGCGGTCGGCCTGATCGCCCGCCGCGGGCACGTCCCGCTCGGCTACTACGGCGATCCCGAGAAGAGCAAGAAGATCTTCGTCGAGGTCGGCGGCGTCCGGTACGTCGTCCCGGGCGACTACGCCCGCTACGAAGAGGACGGCACGGTCACCCTGCTCGGCCGCGGCTCCCAGTGCGTCAACACCGGCGGCGAGAAGGTCTACCCCGAGGAGGTCGAGGGGGCGCTGAAGTCGCACCCCGACGTCTTCGACGCCCTGGTCATCGGCGTCCCGGACGACCGGCTCGGCCAGCGCGTCGCCGCCGTCGTCCAGCTGCGGGAGGGCGCGGCGCCGGACCTGACCTCCCTGGAGGAGCACGTCCGCGGCGAGATCGCCGGGTACAAGGTGCCGCGCACGATCTGGCTGGCCGCCGAGATCGGCCGCTCGCCCAGCGGCAAGCCGGACTACCCGTGGGCCCAGCGCTACGCCGCCGAGCACGAACCGGCGACGGCCCAGCCCGTCTGA
- a CDS encoding crotonase/enoyl-CoA hydratase family protein: MGEPHALVSQEGQTLVVTMNRPEARNAITGEMMSIMAEAWDRVDSDDSIRSCVLTGAGGAFCAGADLKSMSRNSPSESFASGKFDPSRIPGLLKGRRLTKPLIAAVEGPAIAGGTEILQGTDIRVAGESARFGVSEARWGLFPMGGSAVRLPRQIPYTIAADILLTGRHLSASEALAIGLIGHVVPDGSALSKALELASLVNANGPVAVRAILRTIRDTEGLHEEEAFKLDSQYGIEVFASEDAKEGPRAFSEKRKPEFRGH, translated from the coding sequence GTGGGTGAACCGCACGCGCTGGTGTCGCAAGAGGGGCAGACCCTCGTCGTCACGATGAACCGGCCCGAGGCGCGCAACGCGATCACCGGCGAGATGATGTCGATCATGGCCGAGGCCTGGGACCGGGTCGATTCGGACGACTCGATCCGCAGCTGCGTCCTGACCGGCGCCGGCGGCGCGTTCTGCGCGGGCGCGGACCTGAAGTCGATGTCCCGGAACTCCCCCTCGGAGTCGTTCGCGTCGGGCAAGTTCGACCCTTCGCGGATCCCCGGCCTCCTGAAGGGCCGCCGCCTGACCAAGCCGCTGATCGCGGCGGTCGAGGGCCCGGCGATCGCGGGCGGCACGGAGATCCTCCAGGGCACGGACATCCGGGTGGCGGGCGAGTCGGCCCGATTCGGGGTGTCGGAGGCCCGCTGGGGCCTGTTCCCGATGGGCGGCTCGGCGGTGCGCCTGCCGCGCCAGATCCCGTACACGATCGCGGCGGACATCCTGCTGACCGGACGTCATCTTTCCGCTTCGGAAGCCCTGGCGATCGGGCTGATCGGCCACGTCGTGCCGGACGGCTCCGCGCTCTCGAAGGCCCTGGAGCTGGCGTCGCTGGTGAACGCGAACGGACCGGTCGCGGTGCGCGCGATCCTGCGGACGATCCGCGACACCGAGGGGCTCCACGAGGAGGAGGCCTTCAAGCTCGACTCGCAGTACGGCATCGAGGTCTTCGCGTCGGAGGACGCCAAGGAGGGGCCGCGGGCGTTCAGCGAGAAGCGCAAGCCCGAGTTCCGCGGCCACTGA
- a CDS encoding Zn-ribbon domain-containing OB-fold protein: MDVTETPLAAPLNVGFDYTRSTGPVLGRFVNGLRERRIEGIRGSDGRVHVPPVEYDPVTAEQLGEFVPVGEEGTVVSWSWCPEPLDGQPLSRPFAWALVKLDGADTALLHAVDAGSPENIHSGQRVRVRWAEDTVGHIRDIAYFLPVDAADTAPTEAAPPVAEREEGAPVSVVITPVHLKYMHSASPEESRYLRGLAEGKLIGQRCPACEKVYIPPRGACPTDGVPTTEEVELPDTGIVTTFCIVNVPFLGQRLKPPYVAAYILLDGADIAFLHLVLGCDAQDVKMGMRVRASWKPRDEWWTSLENISHFEPTGEPDAAYESFAHHL, from the coding sequence ATGGACGTGACCGAGACACCACTGGCGGCACCCCTCAACGTCGGTTTCGACTACACGCGCTCCACCGGGCCCGTCCTCGGCCGGTTCGTCAACGGGCTGCGTGAGCGCCGCATCGAAGGCATCCGGGGCAGCGACGGCCGCGTGCACGTTCCGCCCGTCGAGTACGACCCCGTGACCGCCGAGCAGCTCGGCGAGTTCGTGCCGGTCGGCGAGGAAGGCACCGTCGTCTCCTGGTCGTGGTGCCCCGAGCCGCTCGACGGGCAGCCGCTGAGCCGGCCGTTCGCCTGGGCGCTGGTCAAGTTGGACGGGGCCGACACCGCCCTGCTGCACGCCGTGGACGCCGGGTCGCCGGAGAACATCCACAGTGGACAGCGGGTGCGGGTGCGCTGGGCCGAAGACACCGTCGGGCACATCCGGGACATCGCCTACTTCCTGCCGGTGGACGCCGCGGACACCGCGCCGACCGAGGCCGCTCCCCCGGTCGCCGAGCGCGAGGAGGGCGCGCCGGTCAGCGTCGTCATCACGCCGGTGCACCTGAAGTACATGCACTCCGCGTCGCCCGAGGAAAGCCGGTACCTGCGCGGGCTCGCCGAGGGCAAGCTGATCGGCCAGCGCTGCCCCGCCTGCGAAAAGGTCTACATCCCGCCGCGCGGCGCCTGCCCGACCGACGGCGTGCCGACCACCGAAGAGGTCGAGCTCCCCGACACCGGCATCGTGACGACGTTCTGCATCGTCAACGTCCCGTTCCTCGGCCAGCGGCTCAAGCCGCCCTACGTCGCCGCGTACATCCTGCTCGACGGCGCGGACATCGCGTTCCTGCACCTCGTGCTGGGCTGCGACGCGCAGGACGTCAAGATGGGGATGCGCGTGCGGGCGTCCTGGAAGCCCCGCGACGAGTGGTGGACGTCGCTGGAGAACATCAGCCACTTCGAGCCGACCGGCGAGCCGGACGCGGCCTACGAATCCTTCGCCCACCACCTGTGA
- a CDS encoding thiolase domain-containing protein — translation MPDVAIAGFAKAPNVRETPGTTNGVEMLVPIFAEVFEKTGLSKQDIGFWCSGSSDYLAGRAFSFIAAVDAIGAFPPIHESHVEMDAAWALYEAWLKIRMGEVETALVYGFGKSSAGQLRRVLALQLDPYVVTPLWPDSVSIAGIQARLGLEAGLWSEKDLAEVAARGTGKDVGELLDAPYLADPLRRHDIAPVTDGAAVVILSTVERARDIVDHPAVISGIEHRVDSPVLGARDLTRSPSTEAAAKALDLDGADLAELHAPFTHQELILRAALGLGDGVEVNPSGGALAANPMFSAGLARIGEAAARIHRGESRKAVAHATSGPALQQNLVTVLEAR, via the coding sequence ATGCCAGACGTCGCCATCGCGGGCTTCGCCAAGGCCCCCAACGTCCGGGAGACGCCAGGGACCACCAACGGCGTCGAAATGCTCGTCCCCATCTTCGCCGAGGTCTTCGAGAAGACCGGGTTGTCCAAACAGGACATCGGGTTCTGGTGCTCCGGTTCGTCGGACTACCTGGCCGGGCGCGCGTTCTCGTTCATCGCCGCGGTCGACGCGATCGGCGCGTTCCCGCCGATCCACGAGTCCCACGTCGAAATGGACGCCGCCTGGGCGCTCTACGAAGCCTGGCTGAAGATCAGGATGGGCGAGGTCGAGACCGCGCTCGTCTACGGCTTCGGCAAGTCCAGCGCCGGCCAGTTGCGCCGGGTGCTCGCCCTGCAGCTCGACCCCTACGTCGTCACGCCGCTGTGGCCGGACTCGGTCTCGATCGCCGGGATCCAGGCGCGGCTGGGTCTGGAGGCCGGACTGTGGTCCGAAAAGGACCTCGCCGAGGTGGCTGCCCGCGGTACCGGCAAGGACGTGGGCGAACTCCTGGACGCGCCCTACCTCGCGGATCCGTTGCGCCGGCACGACATCGCGCCGGTCACCGACGGCGCGGCCGTGGTCATCCTGTCCACTGTGGAACGGGCGCGGGACATCGTCGACCACCCCGCCGTGATCAGCGGCATCGAGCACCGGGTGGACTCCCCCGTGCTCGGCGCCCGCGACCTGACGCGCTCGCCGTCCACCGAAGCGGCGGCGAAGGCCCTCGACCTCGACGGCGCCGACCTCGCCGAGCTGCACGCGCCGTTCACGCACCAGGAGCTGATCCTGCGGGCCGCGCTCGGGCTCGGCGACGGCGTCGAGGTCAACCCGTCCGGGGGCGCGCTGGCCGCGAACCCGATGTTCTCCGCCGGGCTCGCCCGCATCGGCGAGGCCGCCGCCCGGATCCACCGCGGCGAATCCCGCAAGGCCGTGGCCCACGCGACGAGCGGACCAGCCCTGCAACAGAACCTGGTGACCGTGCTGGAGGCCCGATGA